The following coding sequences lie in one Deltaproteobacteria bacterium genomic window:
- a CDS encoding ABC transporter permease produces the protein MRMKILPFRSFKVWYRNFLVYRRVWKIDFILPLLEPVFYLLAFGLGLGGMIKTIRYGGEEVSYVRFIAPALLSINMMSAAFFENTYASFVRMYYQKTYDAMLATPLSLEDVITGEILWGATKSLLGTSIMLGVISAFGLIGYPGGLLIIPLSFFGGLVFGAMGMFFTAVLPTIDMFNLPVFLIVTPM, from the coding sequence ATGAGAATGAAGATCCTGCCCTTTCGGTCTTTCAAGGTCTGGTACCGGAACTTCCTCGTCTACAGGAGGGTGTGGAAGATCGATTTTATCCTTCCCCTCCTGGAGCCGGTATTTTACCTCCTCGCCTTCGGCCTGGGCCTGGGGGGAATGATAAAGACGATACGGTACGGGGGAGAAGAGGTCTCCTACGTCAGATTTATCGCCCCCGCCCTCCTGTCGATCAACATGATGTCCGCCGCGTTTTTCGAGAACACCTACGCCTCCTTTGTCCGGATGTACTACCAGAAAACCTACGATGCCATGCTGGCTACCCCCCTTTCCCTCGAGGACGTGATAACGGGCGAAATTCTCTGGGGTGCGACGAAGTCGCTCCTTGGCACCTCCATCATGCTGGGGGTCATCAGCGCTTTCGGTCTGATCGGGTATCCCGGCGGCTTGCTCATTATTCCCCTCTCGTTTTTCGGTGGACTGGTTTTCGGGGCGATGGGGATGTTTTTCACGGCCGTGCTCCCCACGATCGACATGTTCAACCTCCCCGTTTTTCTCATCGTAACCCCCATGTT
- a CDS encoding ATP-binding cassette domain-containing protein translates to MDIENEGSSPANGAKATQHVVEAADLRKCFGDLCAVDGISFVVKKGECFGILGPNGAGKTTTIRMIYGLSPLTGGHLRVFGLRIPERVREVKYRIGVCQQEDTLDPQLTVRDNLRVFARYFDISPKVADKRADELLDFMELAQKARSRVSEISGGMKRRLLLARSLVNEPEFLILDEPTSGLDPQARHRIWERIDDLKSEGMTVLLTTHHMDEAEKLCDRLIIMDRGRIIVEGNPDRLVRERVGEWVVEVNRPSEELCRFVVEEGLHFDDTGRRIIIYEQDGRELFHRISEEFQAGGTTLRLANLEDLFLKLTGRELRE, encoded by the coding sequence ATGGATATCGAGAATGAGGGCTCTTCTCCCGCGAACGGAGCGAAGGCGACGCAGCACGTGGTCGAGGCGGCGGACCTGAGGAAGTGCTTCGGTGACCTTTGCGCCGTTGACGGGATCAGCTTCGTCGTGAAGAAGGGTGAGTGTTTCGGGATACTGGGGCCCAACGGCGCTGGGAAGACGACGACGATACGGATGATCTACGGGTTGAGTCCCCTGACGGGAGGCCACCTTCGGGTGTTCGGCTTGAGAATTCCGGAAAGGGTGCGGGAGGTAAAGTACCGCATCGGCGTCTGCCAGCAGGAGGACACCCTGGACCCGCAGCTTACCGTCAGGGATAACCTCAGGGTTTTTGCCCGCTATTTCGACATATCGCCGAAGGTGGCGGACAAAAGAGCTGACGAGCTCCTGGATTTCATGGAGCTTGCGCAGAAAGCGCGGTCGAGGGTATCGGAAATTTCGGGAGGGATGAAGCGGCGCCTCCTTCTCGCCCGCTCCCTCGTCAACGAGCCGGAATTTCTCATCCTCGACGAGCCCACGTCGGGGCTCGACCCCCAGGCACGGCACCGGATATGGGAGCGGATCGATGACCTGAAAAGTGAGGGGATGACCGTGCTTCTCACGACCCACCACATGGACGAGGCCGAGAAGCTGTGCGACCGGCTGATCATCATGGACAGGGGCAGGATCATCGTCGAGGGCAACCCCGACAGGCTGGTGCGGGAGCGCGTGGGGGAGTGGGTCGTCGAGGTGAACCGGCCTTCGGAGGAGCTGTGCCGGTTCGTCGTGGAGGAGGGCCTTCATTTTGACGACACGGGACGGAGGATCATCATTTACGAGCAGGATGGCCGGGAGCTCTTTCACCGGATCAGCGAAGAGTTCCAGGCCGGGGGCACCACCCTGCGCCTGGCGAATCTCGAGGACCTCTTCCTGAAGCTCACGGGGAGGGAGCTGAGGGAATAG
- a CDS encoding FMN-dependent NADH-azoreductase: MKLLHIQGSPMSERSFSARVAEAFLEEYAREQPGDTIERLDIWQEDLQAFDRTAASGRYKVFRGQPHGDEEARAWEAVRQRAEEFKSADKLVVSSPMWNFSIPYRLKQYLDIIVQPGLTFSFTPEEGFKGLVTGKPLLLILARGGEYQEGTHAATFDYQRYYLDLIFRFIGFEYIKEIIFVEPTLAGGKQVAEQRLKEAIEKARAQARNF; encoded by the coding sequence ATGAAGCTGCTGCACATTCAGGGAAGCCCGATGTCGGAGCGTTCATTCTCGGCGCGGGTGGCAGAGGCATTTCTCGAGGAATACGCCAGGGAACAACCGGGGGACACAATCGAGAGACTTGACATATGGCAGGAGGACCTGCAGGCGTTCGACAGAACGGCAGCTTCGGGGAGATACAAGGTGTTTCGAGGACAGCCCCACGGAGACGAGGAAGCCCGGGCATGGGAGGCCGTGAGACAGAGGGCAGAGGAGTTCAAGTCGGCAGACAAGCTCGTGGTATCGTCTCCCATGTGGAACTTCTCCATCCCCTACCGGCTGAAACAGTACCTGGACATCATCGTCCAGCCGGGGCTGACCTTCTCCTTCACGCCCGAGGAGGGCTTCAAGGGGCTGGTCACGGGCAAACCGCTGCTGCTGATACTTGCGCGGGGCGGAGAGTACCAGGAGGGAACGCACGCCGCGACATTCGACTACCAGAGATATTACCTGGACCTCATCTTCAGATTCATCGGCTTCGAATACATAAAGGAAATCATATTCGTCGAACCGACCCTTGCCGGGGGCAAACAGGTTGCGGAGCAGAGGCTCAAGGAAGCAATAGAGAAGGCAAGAGCCCAGGCCAGGAACTTCTGA
- a CDS encoding 4Fe-4S dicluster domain-containing protein — protein MPRSGIEGQGSAEGRSRDPRGEISLLAVPLPAPAGGRIVNRRRFLKDLMTCVVSGGLFGGTLLKGVARASAIEAGKKPLYGFGVQVDKCIGCVRCVAACKNENNVPKEPFFFRTWVERYIIKQDGGTIVEAIGILPHQEAEVITEKNVLRSFNVPKLCNQCAHPPCVQVCPVGATFSTEDGVVLVNNKTCVGCRYCIQACPYGARYLHPETHTADKCTFCYHRIKKGLLPACVEVCPTQARLFGDLKSHASPLTRFKRMNKIHVLKPGLNTEPKVYYSSLDGEVR, from the coding sequence ATGCCACGGTCCGGCATCGAAGGTCAAGGGTCCGCCGAAGGTAGATCTCGAGACCCACGGGGAGAAATATCTCTGCTGGCAGTGCCACTACCCGCACCTGCCGGAGGTAGAATAGTGAACAGAAGACGGTTTCTCAAAGATCTGATGACCTGCGTCGTATCGGGAGGGCTGTTCGGCGGGACCCTGCTGAAAGGCGTCGCCCGGGCATCGGCCATCGAAGCGGGAAAGAAGCCCCTCTACGGTTTCGGCGTGCAGGTAGACAAGTGCATCGGGTGCGTCAGGTGCGTTGCGGCCTGCAAGAACGAAAACAACGTGCCGAAGGAGCCGTTCTTCTTCAGGACCTGGGTGGAGCGCTACATCATAAAGCAGGACGGGGGAACCATCGTCGAGGCCATCGGAATCCTCCCCCATCAGGAGGCGGAGGTCATCACCGAGAAGAACGTGCTGCGGAGCTTCAACGTGCCGAAGCTCTGCAACCAGTGCGCCCATCCACCCTGCGTCCAGGTGTGCCCCGTGGGGGCGACGTTTTCCACCGAAGATGGCGTCGTCCTCGTGAACAACAAGACCTGCGTCGGCTGCCGCTACTGCATCCAGGCCTGCCCTTACGGCGCACGATACCTCCACCCCGAAACCCACACGGCCGACAAGTGCACCTTCTGCTACCACCGGATCAAGAAGGGCCTGCTCCCCGCCTGCGTCGAGGTATGCCCGACCCAGGCCAGGCTCTTCGGAGACTTGAAAAGCCACGCGAGCCCCCTCACCCGGTTCAAGCGGATGAACAAGATCCACGTGCTGAAACCGGGGCTCAACACGGAGCCGAAGGTCTACTATTCGAGCCTTGACGGAGAGGTACGATGA
- a CDS encoding polysulfide reductase, protein MTQKLYELLPQIGGYIYPNEIEIHWGLLIVVYPYVTGIVAGAFILASLVKVFNVKEVEPLYRLSLLTALAFLLVAPLPLLSHLGHPLRSYEMFLTPQTSSAMAMFGFVYAWYLMVVLLVEIWFVYRKDLIIWAEEEKPPMRWIHRALSLFSRDVSEKALEFDAKALKFITIIGIPSAFLLHGYVGFIFGSIKANPWWSSVLMPIVFLFSAIVSGVAIVIFLYMIIIPLLGKTIDMECLDKAASFLFYAVIVDFSLELLDFIHRIYESEESIKILSELVMNKLFLSLVIMQVLLGMLVPLGIMVIIKVFDFKDELRKLLYFVTVILIQIGIFSTRWNVVIGGQMFSKSFRGLTTYKMDITGLEGLLYSLALLILPFVILAILLKILPAWGKSGEEALES, encoded by the coding sequence ATGACCCAGAAACTGTACGAACTTCTCCCCCAGATCGGGGGATACATATATCCCAACGAGATAGAAATCCACTGGGGTCTCCTCATCGTCGTATACCCGTACGTGACGGGTATCGTCGCGGGCGCTTTCATCCTGGCCTCCCTCGTGAAGGTGTTCAACGTGAAGGAGGTGGAGCCGCTCTACCGGCTCTCCCTGCTCACCGCCCTCGCCTTCCTCCTCGTGGCGCCCCTTCCGCTCCTCTCCCATCTCGGACATCCCCTTCGCTCCTACGAGATGTTTCTCACGCCCCAGACCAGCTCTGCCATGGCGATGTTCGGGTTCGTCTACGCGTGGTACCTCATGGTCGTTCTCCTGGTGGAAATTTGGTTCGTGTACCGGAAGGACCTCATCATATGGGCCGAGGAGGAAAAACCCCCCATGCGCTGGATCCACCGGGCGCTGTCGCTCTTTTCCCGGGACGTAAGCGAGAAGGCGCTCGAGTTCGACGCCAAGGCCCTGAAGTTCATCACGATCATCGGTATACCATCGGCATTTCTTTTGCACGGATACGTGGGCTTCATCTTCGGCTCCATCAAGGCGAATCCCTGGTGGAGCAGCGTCCTCATGCCCATCGTCTTTCTCTTCTCTGCGATCGTCTCAGGCGTGGCAATCGTCATCTTCCTCTACATGATCATCATCCCCCTGCTGGGAAAGACGATCGACATGGAATGCCTCGACAAGGCGGCATCCTTCCTGTTCTACGCGGTTATCGTCGATTTCTCCCTCGAGCTCCTCGATTTCATCCACCGTATCTACGAGAGTGAGGAGTCGATCAAGATCCTCTCCGAGCTGGTCATGAACAAGCTCTTCCTGAGCCTGGTCATCATGCAGGTTCTCCTGGGCATGCTCGTCCCCCTGGGGATCATGGTTATCATAAAAGTGTTTGATTTTAAAGATGAACTCAGAAAGCTGCTCTACTTCGTGACGGTCATTCTGATCCAGATCGGCATCTTCAGCACGAGGTGGAACGTCGTCATCGGCGGGCAGATGTTCTCCAAGAGCTTCAGAGGGCTTACGACATACAAGATGGATATCACGGGCCTTGAAGGCCTGCTCTATTCCCTCGCACTGCTCATCCTGCCCTTCGTCATCCTCGCCATACTGCTGAAAATCCTCCCCGCGTGGGGAAAATCCGGGGAAGAGGCCCTCGAATCCTGA
- a CDS encoding transcriptional repressor, whose amino-acid sequence MKDVKRRNTRQRAVVYNVLRHTRSHPDAEWIYKEARKIIPNLSLGTIYRNLKILKEQRKIIEVKSEYSQSARFCTFLAPHSHFHCEQCDSITDVQGLNEREIFPKSVMDEFGELKSVQIVFHGTCKDCLGKSITTQ is encoded by the coding sequence ATGAAAGACGTCAAGCGGAGAAACACGCGGCAGAGGGCTGTTGTCTACAACGTTCTCAGGCACACTCGATCCCATCCGGACGCCGAGTGGATTTACAAGGAGGCGAGAAAAATCATCCCCAACTTAAGCCTCGGCACCATTTACCGGAACCTTAAGATCCTGAAGGAGCAGAGGAAGATCATAGAAGTCAAGAGCGAGTACAGCCAGAGCGCCAGGTTTTGCACCTTTCTGGCTCCCCATTCCCACTTTCACTGCGAGCAGTGCGACTCGATCACCGACGTGCAGGGATTGAACGAGAGAGAAATCTTTCCCAAATCCGTGATGGATGAATTCGGGGAGCTAAAATCGGTGCAGATCGTCTTCCACGGTACCTGCAAGGACTGCCTGGGAAAAAGCATCACAACCCAGTAA
- the metF gene encoding methylenetetrahydrofolate reductase [NAD(P)H] produces MKIRDLFREKRTLLSFEFFPPKNPESEHILDETVSILSRFNPDFVSVTFGAGGSTRDRTLDWTLRIKEHYHLNVMMHLTCIASSLADIQEIIKRLKWHGIENVLALRGDPPKDFPRDKIKRHFQYAYELVEYLRELDTFSIGVAGYPEGHIEAVSIEKDLEYLKMKVDAGAHFIITQLFFENSYFYEFINRAAQQRIAVPIIPGLMPIVNIKQVKKFTDMCGATVPDRIMADMQDKDSADMLKTGVDYAISQCRELLEFGVDGLHFYTLNRNTATEQILNEIEGTIRD; encoded by the coding sequence ATGAAAATCAGGGACCTTTTCCGGGAAAAGAGGACGTTGCTCTCCTTTGAGTTTTTCCCCCCCAAGAATCCTGAGAGCGAACATATCCTCGATGAGACGGTGAGCATTCTGAGCCGGTTCAATCCCGACTTTGTCTCGGTTACCTTCGGGGCCGGAGGAAGCACGAGGGACAGGACCCTTGACTGGACCCTGCGGATCAAGGAGCACTACCATCTCAACGTCATGATGCATCTCACCTGCATCGCATCGTCGCTTGCCGATATTCAGGAGATCATAAAGCGACTGAAGTGGCACGGGATAGAAAACGTCCTGGCTCTCCGGGGGGACCCACCGAAGGATTTCCCCCGGGATAAGATCAAGCGCCACTTCCAGTACGCGTATGAGCTGGTCGAATATCTGCGCGAATTAGATACATTTTCCATCGGCGTGGCCGGGTATCCCGAGGGGCACATCGAAGCCGTCTCCATCGAAAAGGATCTCGAGTATCTGAAGATGAAGGTAGATGCCGGTGCCCACTTCATCATCACACAGCTGTTTTTCGAGAACAGCTATTTTTACGAATTCATCAACAGGGCCGCCCAGCAGAGAATAGCGGTGCCCATCATTCCCGGCTTGATGCCGATTGTCAACATAAAACAGGTGAAGAAGTTCACCGACATGTGCGGCGCAACCGTTCCCGACCGGATCATGGCGGATATGCAGGACAAGGATAGCGCCGACATGCTCAAGACAGGGGTCGACTATGCCATATCCCAGTGCCGCGAACTCCTGGAATTTGGCGTCGATGGCCTCCATTTTTATACGCTGAACAGGAATACGGCGACGGAGCAAATCCTCAATGAAATAGAGGGTACTATCCGGGATTAA
- the gcvH gene encoding glycine cleavage system protein GcvH yields the protein MESSELKFSEDHIWVLVLENRVKLGITEYGQDQLGEAVEFVPVEVETYIDAGDTFGEIESQKAIVELISPISGMIMNVNERVLDDPSIINVDPYGRGWLVEIELSDEDEINSLMDEDGYEAFVEE from the coding sequence ATGGAATCATCCGAGTTGAAGTTCTCAGAGGACCACATCTGGGTTCTCGTTCTGGAAAACCGGGTAAAGCTCGGGATAACGGAATATGGCCAGGACCAGCTTGGAGAGGCCGTCGAATTCGTCCCGGTTGAGGTGGAAACCTACATCGACGCGGGGGACACCTTCGGAGAGATCGAATCGCAAAAGGCAATCGTCGAGCTCATCTCTCCCATCTCCGGGATGATCATGAACGTCAACGAGCGCGTCCTCGACGACCCAAGCATAATCAACGTCGACCCCTACGGGAGGGGGTGGCTCGTTGAGATAGAACTGTCAGACGAGGATGAAATCAACAGCCTGATGGACGAGGACGGGTACGAAGCGTTCGTTGAGGAGTGA
- a CDS encoding Rieske 2Fe-2S domain-containing protein — MEDNSERVRIRRRGFINILIGFFGGLFALCSLYPVLSYLWPYKGASSGTGEFSLPLDDVPQNGYKVVNYKEDKVILIRLGNRVIALSAICPHLGCLVKYREEGFIQCPCHDGRFDFSGNVIAGPPPRPLVSYPVRIAQDKIVLGG, encoded by the coding sequence GTGGAAGACAATTCTGAAAGAGTTCGAATACGCCGGAGAGGCTTTATCAACATTCTCATCGGGTTTTTCGGGGGCCTCTTTGCCCTTTGCTCCCTCTACCCCGTACTGAGTTATCTCTGGCCCTACAAGGGCGCGTCGAGCGGCACGGGAGAGTTCTCTCTGCCCCTTGACGACGTCCCCCAAAACGGCTACAAAGTAGTCAACTACAAGGAAGACAAGGTGATACTCATACGCCTGGGAAACAGGGTCATCGCCCTTTCGGCAATATGCCCCCATCTGGGCTGTCTGGTGAAATATCGGGAAGAGGGCTTCATACAGTGCCCGTGCCATGACGGAAGATTCGACTTCAGCGGAAACGTCATCGCGGGACCTCCCCCCCGTCCCCTGGTTTCCTATCCCGTGAGGATCGCGCAGGACAAAATCGTTTTGGGAGGGTGA
- a CDS encoding cytochrome b6 (electron transport protein) yields MSHIMDSPDKDNREESRKEEEAKAKGKALVDIVNLVSLFGFLYGSLDNRLDFDEALARQLKKPSPNYRTRLESNLLACLGGISLVLIILQFATGILLLLYYRPTTAEAYQSIIEITNQVPFGWLIRGLHYWGANLLIGAVILHMIRIFFTGAYKSPREFTWVSGVVLFIITLLLGFSGFLLPWNQLSYWTTTVATDGMSAIPLIGETLKFFVRGGLEVGQLGLTRFFASHVVILPGILMIFLAIHFLMVRRLGIADPL; encoded by the coding sequence GTGAGCCACATCATGGATAGCCCCGATAAGGACAATCGGGAGGAGAGCCGAAAAGAAGAGGAAGCGAAGGCCAAGGGGAAGGCGCTCGTCGATATAGTAAACCTCGTGTCCCTGTTCGGGTTTCTCTACGGTTCTCTCGACAACCGCCTCGATTTCGACGAGGCCCTGGCCCGGCAATTGAAGAAACCCTCCCCGAACTACCGGACACGGCTCGAAAGCAATCTTCTGGCCTGCCTGGGGGGAATTTCCCTCGTCCTGATAATACTCCAGTTTGCGACGGGAATCCTCCTGCTTCTCTACTACCGGCCCACGACCGCCGAAGCATACCAGAGCATCATAGAAATAACCAACCAGGTGCCCTTCGGCTGGCTGATCCGGGGGCTGCACTACTGGGGGGCGAACCTTTTAATAGGCGCCGTGATCCTCCACATGATCCGGATCTTTTTCACCGGCGCGTACAAATCCCCGCGGGAGTTCACCTGGGTATCAGGAGTCGTTCTCTTCATCATCACCCTTCTCCTTGGATTTTCGGGATTTCTCCTCCCGTGGAACCAGCTTTCCTACTGGACGACTACCGTTGCGACGGACGGCATGTCGGCGATTCCCCTCATCGGGGAAACCCTGAAGTTTTTCGTCCGGGGCGGCCTTGAAGTAGGCCAGCTCGGACTGACGAGATTTTTCGCATCCCACGTGGTCATACTGCCCGGAATACTGATGATTTTCCTGGCGATACACTTTTTAATGGTCCGGAGACTCGGTATTGCAGACCCGCTCTAA
- a CDS encoding cytochrome b/b6 domain-containing protein: MDLREKGYEDQIDEEVERELDQLSDDLTEDDRDRLREVVRERVHSEMRKEAEKLREERASELKKRAREERKKLEKREKEEEEYFIRLNRNFRFQHMVMFTACFLLIFTGLPLKFPDFFISQILMKIFGGIRGSTLIHRIGAILLIYFMVHHFFYCIFSRDGRRDFIKLIPVPKDVRDLVINVKHFIGKNPERPKFDRFSYIEKFDYWAVYWGCVIMIGTGLLLWFEEITMKYIPKYWVDIAKEAHSDEALLATLAIVIWHFYNVHFNPDRFPGSLMWWHGKISKHEMIEEHPLEYERMMREREEQEKSVEVETK; the protein is encoded by the coding sequence ATGGATTTGAGAGAAAAGGGGTATGAGGATCAAATAGACGAGGAGGTGGAGAGGGAACTCGATCAGCTCTCGGATGATTTGACCGAGGACGACAGGGACCGTTTGAGAGAGGTGGTGAGGGAGCGGGTGCACAGCGAGATGAGAAAAGAGGCGGAGAAGCTCCGGGAGGAGAGAGCGAGTGAGCTGAAGAAGAGGGCCCGGGAGGAGAGGAAAAAACTCGAAAAGAGAGAGAAGGAGGAGGAAGAGTATTTCATCAGGTTAAACAGGAACTTCCGATTCCAGCACATGGTCATGTTCACGGCCTGTTTCCTGTTGATCTTCACGGGACTCCCGCTGAAATTTCCCGATTTTTTCATATCCCAGATTCTCATGAAGATTTTTGGAGGGATTCGGGGCAGCACGCTGATTCACCGGATAGGTGCGATACTTCTCATCTACTTCATGGTTCACCATTTTTTTTACTGCATTTTTTCAAGAGATGGGAGGAGGGATTTCATCAAGCTCATACCCGTTCCGAAGGATGTCAGGGATCTGGTGATAAATGTGAAGCATTTTATCGGGAAAAATCCGGAGCGGCCGAAGTTCGACCGTTTCAGTTACATAGAGAAGTTTGACTACTGGGCTGTCTACTGGGGCTGCGTCATCATGATCGGCACGGGTCTTCTGCTCTGGTTCGAGGAAATAACCATGAAGTACATCCCCAAGTACTGGGTGGATATTGCGAAAGAAGCCCACTCGGACGAAGCGCTCCTTGCCACGCTTGCCATCGTGATCTGGCATTTTTACAACGTCCACTTCAATCCCGACAGGTTTCCCGGGTCGCTCATGTGGTGGCACGGCAAAATTTCGAAGCATGAGATGATCGAGGAACACCCGCTCGAATACGAACGGATGATGAGAGAGAGAGAAGAGCAGGAAAAAAGCGTGGAGGTCGAGACGAAATGA